One genomic segment of Stigmatopora argus isolate UIUO_Sarg chromosome 1, RoL_Sarg_1.0, whole genome shotgun sequence includes these proteins:
- the casz1 gene encoding zinc finger protein castor homolog 1 isoform X2: MKVTCLRGFNFDFPEYAERSLCTETTSGKPKMAAKRKGGLKLNAICAKLSRQVVFDGSSQNAEGDQSVAENSERGSSHYDDNEANFCESLSLSQSLEEDQKRREAIEKWVNGEYGDELPAPDGADEHERDLLDGDDEGAPPEGVYMVQPKGCSDDEDNDGEEVEPSQDGSYHDDKDADDGPSKPDSYVPPSQAPSRQAPFSSPGEASALRDYAANTMNEFLGMFGYDDHHMRDELSKKLCFEKLKAATSDAPSLSSEEASRRARFSKYEEYIRKLKAGEALPWPMHASPPKPDDLNSKMSREKSPTILQTPGVLPSAEAQIFPTSLDHKQQGGAALAATQPSNPTHLQNMASRASKYDFFIQKLKLGESIQPNGNAFKRPSKYDLDNVKFLNLFKPGDGSPDMGGAIAFKTGKGGRPSKYDIRTIQKLMPGNPDGSLMPNILATAPGNPGAPGVPTIGTASASIAPGLTVDQTGHISFTTSDYLKSSFSKTDSITTGTVSSVNYCVSKEQLDAPVSSHTLDCYSESVCPTKRNGLPPDKPATDDVNLYQKYIARFSGSQHCGHVHCAYQYREHYHCMDPECNYQRFTSKQDVIRHYNMHKKRDNSLQHGFMRFSPLDDCSVYYHGCHLNGKSTHYHCMQVGCSKVYTSTSDVMTHENFHKKNAQLINDGFQRFRATEDCGTVGCQFYGQKTTHFHCRRPGCTFTFKNKCDIEKHKSYHIKDDAYAKDGFKKFYKYEECKYEGCVYSKATNHFHCIRSGCGFTFTSTSQMTSHKRKHERRHIRSSGVMGLSSTFLAPKDEQEESSNDDLMDFSAISSKNSSLSASPTTQQSTTVSHLMATPTTAVSSSSSVGLNLKPTPSLPNVGQRMSNLLSQALPSNMPVALSLSNSTMAASSPFYPLIPRLPLQPPPHAAGLLSAVSSGAHSMPTNSLTQGCSTAGSDGAMASTPTSFSSSSIMEKISASKGLISPMMARLAAAALKPANGPDAGSGQPVSVSHFNLAQVKQEPTEATSGASQESTQEHSLDLSKKDNSNESNGHAVPGNASLLSSLMNKMSQVNPALFNAMHLKTEMEASDTTEAAQYLTQALKRPPADKPSEIWRTYLRRFDTDDFCEAQCDFLQKVHFHCLVEDCGALFSTVDGAIKHANFHLRATLKVKSEPPFSEGKASGEGVPLRPAAPVSMANNPSVDVAHLPSSGGYNSPPPSLLAWKQLTGSIPQMPASMPNLPANSPLATTSLENAKPQVKPGFLQFQENDPCLATDCKYSNKFHFHCLFGNCKYVCKTSGKAESHCLDHINPNNNLVNVRDQFSYYSLQCLCPNQHCEFRMRGHYHCLRPGCYFVTNITTKLPWHVKKHEKAERRAANGFKYFTKREECGRLGCKYNQVNSHFHCIREGCLFSFLLKHQMTSHARKHMRRMLGKNFDRVPSQVIPLSQRSDEMHHGSCMVSGAMTAHSDIYSSGTVDEGDDYVDYMGGGGSPLGISSESSNQDRSCTSTPVGNDGSPVGQGCPTTTTSAPTTPADTSQTVPPSSPPPAPLPPPPLPPAPSVPQAGLPAQATSLSPALLRPPLPSLPYLLSPSCLSYSLLSASLGATLSVVMPTNTPAYSPIIATPSPVKNDVPIVQDAAGNTISIPTAAGAKKRFWIIEDMSPFGKRRKTASSRKMLDEGMMLEGFRRYDLYENCKDSGCQFSLKVTHYHCTRENCGYKFCGRTHMYKHAQHHDRVDNLVLDDFKRFKSTLSCNFLDCQFSGNSTHFHCLRCGFRCTDSTKVTAHRKHHGKQDVISAAGFCQFSSSVDCEIPDCKYKLKCSHFHCTFPECKHTVVGMSQMDSHKRKHEKQERGELPSVSPKPDAVPHLASSAGAQASLALNASRGLTRPGSNSMVPYSTGGGGSEYHHPYRPSSINLDGSLNLGTDTASSLFFLKNATGLGLNDSLDLSKKIHQEAIRRTPGHSTSLGMLASHDDTTGTSGEAEEEDEEDEDEDDDDDAEEELNTDSNDDSVAEPEEEKDNGESYGASVNHIDASQLNRQDGNP, encoded by the exons CTGAAAGAAGTTTATGCACTGAAACGACCTCAGGAaaacccaagatggccgccaaaaGGAAAGGTGGCCTAAAGCTCAATGCTATCTGTGCCAAACTGAGCCGCCAGGTGGTGTTCGACGGCAGCTCGCAAAACGCAGAGGGAGACCAGAGCGTAGCTGAAAACAGCGAACGGGGAAGTTCCCACTACGATGACAATGAGGCCAACTTCTGCGAGAGCCTGAGCCTGAGTCAGAGCCTAGAGGAAGACCAGAAGAGACGCGAGGCCATCGAGAAGTGGGTGAACGGCGAGTACGGGGACGAGCTTCCGGCGCCAGACGGCGCCGACGAGCACGAGCGTGACCTCCTGGATGGCGACGATGAAGGCGCACCTCCCGAAGGCGTCTACATGGTCCAGCCCAAAGGTTGCAGTGACGACGAGGACAACGATGGCGAGGAAGTGGAGCCATCTCAGGATGGCAGTTACCACGACGACAAAGATGCTGACGACGGGCCTTCTAAGCCTGACTCATACGTCCCTCCGAGCCAGGCCCCAAGTCGCCAAGCACCTTTCTCCTCTCCAG GAGAAGCATCTGCTCTCCGAGACTATGCAGCCAACACAATGAATGAGTTTTTGGGAATGTTTGGCTATGACGACCATCATATGCGCGATGAACTAAGCAAGAAGCTCTGCTTTGAGAAGCTCAAGGCTGCTACCTCAGACGCTCCATCCCTCAGCAGCGAAGAGGCCTCTCGGCGAGCCCGCTTCTCCAAGTATGAAGAGTACATCCGAAAGCTAAAAGCTGGTGAAGCCCTTCCTTGGCCCATGCATGCATCCCCACCCAAACCAGATGACCTCAACTCCAAAATGTCCCGAGAAAAAAGTCCAACCATTCTCCAGACCCCCGGGGTTCTCCCTTCGGCTGAGGCTCAGATCTTCCCCACTAGCTTGGATCACAAGCAGCAAGGTGGAGCAGCATTGGCTGCTACACAGCCATCTAATCCCACTCACCTGCAGAACATGGCCTCCCGGGCCTCTAAGTATGACTTCTTCATTCAGAAACTAAAACTGGGTGAGAGTATACAGCCTAATGGTAATGCTTTTAAACGACCATCCAAGTATGACCTGGACAACGTCAAGTTTCTGAATCTTTTCAAACCCGGTGACGGCAGCCCCGACATGGGCGGGGCCATTGCCTTTAAGACCGGGAAAGGTGGTCGCCCTTCCAAATACGACATCAGAACAATCCAGAAGCTTATGCCAGGAAATCCTGATGGTTCACTAATGCCCAACATACTCGCAACTGCTCCAGGGAACCCTGGAGCTCCGGGTGTCCCCACCATTGGCACAGCCAGTGCCAGCATTGCACCAGGACTCACCGTGGACCAGACAGGCCACATAAGCTTCACCACATCTGACTACCTGAAGTCCAGCTTCTCTAAGACTGACTCAATTACCACTGGCACTGTTTCCTCCGTTAA TTATTGCGTCTCAAAGGAGCAGCTTGACGCTCCTGTGAGCTCTCACACACTTGACTGCTACAGCGAGTCAGTTTGCCCAACAAAAAG GAATGGCCTGCCACCAGATAAACCTGCCACCGACGATGTCAACCTCTACCAGAAATACATCGCCAG GTTTTCTGGAAGTCAACATTGTGGGCATGTTCACTGCGCCTACCAGTATAGGGAGCACTACCACTGCATGGATCCTGAGTGCAACTATCAG AGGTTTACCAGTAAACAGGATGTAATCAGGCACTACAACATGCACAAGAAGAGGGATAACTCCCTGCAGCATGGTTTCATGCGATTTAGCCCTCTGGATGACTGCAGCGTCTACTACCATGGCTGCCACCTTAATGGCAAAAGTACTCATTACCACTGCATGCAG GTGGGCTGTAGCAAGGTGTACACTAGCACCTCAGATGTAATGACTCACGAAAACTTTCATAAAAAGAACGCCCAGCTGATCAACGATGGCTTCCAGAGGTTCCGTGCGACCGAAGACTGCGGCACAGTCGGATGCCAGTTTTATGGGCAGAAGACGACGCACTTCCACTGCAG GCGCCCGGGCTGCACTTTCACCTTCAAGAACAAGTGTGATATCGAGAAGCACAAGAGCTACCACATCAAGGATGATGCTTATGCCAAAGATGGCTTCAAGAAATTCTACAAGTATGAGGAGTGCAAGTATGAGGGTTGCGTGTACAGCAAAGCTACCAACCATTTCCACTGTATCCGCTCGGGCTGTGGGTTCACCTTCACCTCCACCAGCCAGATGACCTCCCACAAGCGCAAACACGAGCGCCGGCACATTCGCTCCTCTGGTGTCATGGGCCTCTCCTCCACTTTCCTGGCTCCAAAAGATGAGCAGGAGGAATCGAGCAACGACGACTTAATGGACTTCTCGGCCATCAGCAGCAAGAATTCAAGTCTGAGTGCCTCGCCCACCACCCAGCAGTCCACCACTGTATCCCACCTCATGGCCACACCCACTACTGCTGTCTCTTCCTCCTCATCGGTGGGCCTAAACCTCAAGCCTACGCCCTCGCTGCCCAACGTGGGCCAGCGTATGTCCAACCTACTGTCCCAGGCCCTGCCCAGCAACATGCCAGTGGCCCTCTCTCTGTCCAACAGCACCATGGCTGCTTCAAGTCCTTTCTACCCACTCATACCCAGGTTGCCTCTCCAGCCGCCTCCACATGCAGCTGGCTTGTTATCAGCTGTCTCATCCGGGGCTCATTCCATGCCCACCAACTCGCTGACCCAAGGCTGCTCTACAGCGGGGTCAGATGGAGCCATGGCTTCTACACCGACCTCTTTCTCCAGCTCCTCCATTATGGAGAAGATCTCAGCCAGCAAAGGTCTGATATCACCCATGATGGCAAGATTGGCTGCTGCTGCACTGAAGCCAGCCAACGGTCCAGATGCAG GGAGCGGGCAGCCGGTCTCGGTCAGCCACTTCAATCTGGCTCAAGTGAAGCAAGAACCAACGGAAGCCACTTCAGGGGCCTCACAGGAGTCCACGCAGGAACATAGTCTGGACCTGAGCAAGAAAGACAACAG TAATGAATCAAATGGACATGCTGTACCAGGGAATGCATCTCTTTTATCCTCGCTTATGAATAAG ATGTCACAGGTGAACCCTGCCCTCTTTAACGCCATGCACCTGAAGACAGAGATGGAGGCCAGTGACACCACagaggcggctcagtacctgaCCCAAGCTCTGAAGAGGCCCCCGGCAGACAAACCCAGTGAAATCTGGAGGACTTACCTCCGCAG ATTTGACACAGATGACTTCTGTGAGGCTCAGTGTGACTTCCTCCAGAAAGTGCACTTTCACTGTCTGGTAGAGGACTGCGGCGCCCTTTTTAGTACTGTGGACGGAGCCATAAAACATGCAAA TTTCCACCTGCGAGCTACTCTGAAAGTCAAGTCGGAGCCTCCGTTCAGCGAGGGCAAGGCGTCCGGCGAAGGTGTTCCGCTGCGGCCCGCCGCCCCCGTCTCCATGGCCAACAACCCCTCGGTGGATGTGGCGCACCTCCCCTCCTCTGGTGGCTACAACTCGCCTCCCCCTTCGCTGCTGGCCTGGAAGCAGCTGACCGGCAGCATCCCCCAGATGCCCGCCTCCATGCCCAACCTGCCTGCCAACTCCCCTCTGGCCACCACCTCGCTAGAGAATGCCAAGCCCCAAGTCAAACCTGGTTTTCTGCAGTTCCAGGAAAA CGATCCTTGTTTGGCAACAGACTGCAAGTACTCAAACAAGTTCCACTTCCACTGTCTGTTCGGGAATTGCAAGTACGTGTGCAAGACCTCCGGCAAGGCCGAGTCCCACTGTTTGGACCACATCAACCCCAACAACAACCTGGTCAATGTCCGTGACCAGTTTTCCTACTACTCCCTTCAGTGTCTGTGTCCCAACCAG CACTGTGAATTCCGAATGCGGGGCCACTATCACTGCCTGCGGCCCGGCTGCTACTTCGTCACCAACATCACCACCAAGCTGCCGTGGCACGTTAAGAAGCATGAGAAGGCCGAGCGCCGTGCTGCCAATGGCTTCAAATATTTCACCAAAAGGGAGGAGTGTGGAAGGCTTG GTTGTAAATATAACCAAGTCAACAGCCACTTTCACTGCATCCGCGAAGGCTGCCTGTTCTCCTTCCTGCTCAAGCACCAAATGACCTCACATGCACGCAAACACATGAGGCGGATGCTGGGGAAGAACTTTGATCGTGTCCCATCCCAG GTGATCCCACTGAGCCAGAGAAGTGATGAGATGCATCATGGCTCTTGCATGGTGTCAGGAGCCATGACGGCTCACTCCGATATCTACTCCTCCGGCACCGTAGACGAGGGTGACGATTACGTCGACTACATGGGAGGAGGGGGCAGCCCATTAGGCATCTCCTCCGAGTCGTCCAATCAAGACCGTAGTTGCACCAGCACGCCCGTGGGCAATGATGGCTCCCCAGTAG GACAAGGCTGCCCCACCACTACCACCTCTGCTCCCACCACCCCTGCTGACACTAGCCAAACCGTTCCTCCTTCCtcacctcctcctgctcctcttccGCCTCCACCACTTCCACCTGCTCCTTCCGTTCCTCAAGCTGGCCTGCCGGCCCAGGCTACATCACTGTCCCCCGCTCTCCTCCGACCACCTCTGCCCTCGCTCCCATACCTCCTCTCTCCATCCTGTCTGTCATACTCTCTGCTCAGCGCCTCTCTGGGAGCCACTCTGAGTGTTGTCATGCCAACCAACACACCAGCTTACAGCCCCATCATTGCCACTCCGTCGCCAGTTAAAAATGACGTCCCAATAGTGCAGGACGCTGCAG GAAACACCATCTCCATCCCCACGGCCGCCGGAGCCAAGAAGCGCTTCTGGATCATCGAGGACATGTCCCCGTTCGGGAAGCGGCGAAAGACGGCGTCCTCACGCAAGATGCTGGATGAGGGAATGATGTTGGAGGGCTTCCGGCGCTACGACTTGTACGAAAACTGCAAAGACTCAGGGTGCCAGTTCTCCCTCAAGGTGACCCACTACCACTGCACCCGCGAGAACTGTGGCTACAAATTCTGCGGGCGCACCCACATGTACAAGCACGCCCAGCACCACGACCGCGTTGACAACCTGGTCTTAGATGACTTCAAGAGGTTCAAGTCCACACTAAGCTGCAACTTCCTGGATTGCCAGTTCTCCGGCAACAGTACCCACTTCCACTGCCTGCGCTGCGGCTTCCGCTGCACCGACAGCACCAAGGTGACGGCCCACCGCAAGCACCACGGCAAGCAGGACGTGATCAGCGCCGCCGGCTTCTGTCAGTTCAGCTCAAGTGTCGACTGCGAGATTCCCGACTGCAAATACAAGCTCAAGTGCTCCCACTTCCACTGCACCTTTCCTGAATGTAAGCACACGGTGGTGGGGATGTCCCAGATGGACTCCCACAAGCGCAAGCACGAGAAGCAGGAGCGGGGCGAGCTACCGTCCGTCTCGCCCAAACCGGACGCCGTGCCTCACCTGGCCTCCTCTGCGGGGGCTCAGGCCTCCCTGGCTCTGAACGCATCCCGCGGGCTGACCCGCCCCGGAAGCAACAGCATGGTGCCCTACTCGACGGGCGGCGGTGGCTCCGAGTACCACCACCCGTACCGACCGTCCTCCATCAACCTGGATGGCTCCCTCAACCTGGGCACGGACACCGCTAGCTCGCTTTTCTTCCTCAAAAACGCCACCGGGCTGGGTCTCAACGACTCTCTGGACCTGAGCAAGAAGATACACCAAGAGGCCATCCGACGCACACCCGGTCACAGCACGTCGCTGGGCATGCTGGCATCTCACGACGACACCACTGGAACCTCCGGGGAGGccgaggaggaagacgaggaagacgaggatgaggacgacgacgacgatgcgGAGGAAGAACTCAACACTGACTCAAACGATGATTCGGTGGCAGAGCCAGAAGAGGAGAAGGACAACGGGGAGAGTTACGGCGCTTCCGTTAACCACATTGACGCTTCCCAATTGAATAGACAAGATGGCAACCCGTAA